A window of the Lactuca sativa cultivar Salinas chromosome 7, Lsat_Salinas_v11, whole genome shotgun sequence genome harbors these coding sequences:
- the LOC111907965 gene encoding ribonuclease 3-like protein 2: protein MPTLFSQSKKRKMLSDVHLEKIVHTYNIDIAPYEESQSSSQCMRNMSDSIDSVEAILRYKFNNRSLLEAALTHSSYTESESYQRLELLGDAVVGLVITIFFYLAYPDVDPAQISLLRSANISTEKLARVAVRNGLYKYVRHKTILLNDKVRKFLIAVEDEDEMVVHGGQMKAPKVLADIVESVVGAVYVDCGFCLQSLWTIIRELLEPMVMLDVLEKQPQPITMLYEACQKEGKFVDIKNWRKGERNIASVYVDGKFIASGSSENKENAKLHAAEVAVSKLTRLKSIDVISSSSSVHMMYPDCYKSECSRDMENSIAAVEAILRYNFKKKSLLEAALTHSSYTESRSYQRLEILGDSVLGLAITNFVYLAYPDVDPGQISLLRAANISTEKLARVAVRNRLHKYVRHKTILLNDKVREFVIAVEEEEEMVVHGGQMKAPKVLADIVESVAGAVFEDCDFNLQILWVVIRELLEPMVMLNVLEKQPQPITNLYEACQKEGKIVDIKNWRKGERNIASVYVDGKFIASSSSENKENAKLHAAEVALSKLTRLKSTDAMSLQMKDDSGEATEIKGAKRKILELCNRRRWPKATYRVEQESGPAHNKRYIASVQIELSGKIFFMKGEERSKVKDAENSAASSMFYSLRELGY from the exons ATGCCGACTTTATTTTCTCAATCAAAAAAGAGAAAAATGTTGTCGGATGTACATTTGGAGAAGATTGTGCACACGTACAACATTGACATTGCCCCCTACGAAGAAAGTCAATCATCAAGTCAATGCATGAGAAATATGTCAGATTCCATTGATTCTGTAGAAGCCATATTGAGGTATAAGTTCAATAACAGAAGTTTGTTGGAAGCAGCCCTAACGCATTCTTCATATACGGAGTCTGAGTCCTACCAACGTCTGGAACTCCTTGGTGATGCTGTTGTTGGACTTGTcatcacaatttttttttacttGGCTTACCCTGATGTTGACCCTGCTCAAATCTCTCTCCTCCGCTCTGCCAATATTAGTACCGAAAAACTTGCACGTGTGGCGGTTCGCAACGGCCTTTACAAATATGTCCGCCACAAAACCATTCTTCTCAATGATAAG GTTAGGAAATTTTTGATTGCGGTCGAAGATGAAGATGAGATGGTGGTGCATGGTGGGCAAATGAAAGCTCCAAAGGTGCTTGCTGATATTGTTGAATCGGTTGTTGGTGCTGTTTATGTAGATTGTGGGTTCTGTTTGCAAAGCCTGTGGACG atAATTAGAGAGCTACTTGAACCGATGGTTATGCTAGATGTTCTCGAGAAACAGCCGCAGCCTATTACCATGCTATACGAGGCATGCCAAAAAGAGGGGAAATTTGTTGACATCAAGAATTGGAGGAAAG GTGAGAGAAACATTGCAAGTGTTTATGTCGACGGAAAGTttattgcctctggttcttcagaGAACAAAGAGAACGCTAAGCTTCATGCAGCTGAGGTTGCTGTATCTAAGTTAACAAGGCTAAAAAGCATTGATGTGataagtagtagtagtagtgtacACATGATGTATCCTGATTGTTACAAGAGTGAATGCAGCAGGGACATGGAAAATTCCATTGCAGCTGTAGAAGCCATATTGAGGTACAACTTCAAGAAGAAAAGTTTGTTGGAAGCAGCCCTGACTCATTCTTCTTACACCGAGTCTCGATCCTACCAACGTCTGGAAATCCTCGGTgattctgttcttggactcgccATCACTAATTTTGTCTACTTGGCGTACCCTGATGTTGACCCTGGTCAAATCTCTCTCCTCCGCGCTGCCAATATTAGTACTGAAAAACTTGCACGCGTGGCGGTCCGCAACCGCCTTCACAAATATGTCCGCCACAAAACCATCCTTCTCAATGATAAG GTTAGGGAATTTGTGATTGCggtcgaagaagaagaagagatggtGGTGCACGGTGGACAGATGAAAGCTCCAAAGGTGCTTGCTGATATTGTTGAATCGGTTGCTGGAGCTGTTTTTGAAGATTGTGATTTCAATTTGCAAATCCTGTGGGTG GTAATTAGAGAGCTACTTGAGCCAATGGTTATGTTAAATGTTCTTGAGAAACAGCCCCAACCTATTACCAACCTATATGAGGCATGCCAAAAAGAGGGGAAAATTGTTGACATAAAGAATTGGAGGAAAG GTGAAAGAAACATTGCAAGTGTTTATGTCGACGGAAAGTTTATTGCCTCTAGCTCTTCAGAGAACAAAGAGAATGCTAAGCTTCATGCAGCTGAGGTTGCTCTATCTAAGTTAACAAGGCTTAAAAGCACTGATGCAATGAGTCTACAAATGAAAGATGATTCTGGTGAAGCCACTGAGATTAAAGGTGCTAAACGAAAAATACTTGAACTTTGTAACAGGAGAAGGTGGCCAAAAGCGACTTACAG AGTTGAGCAAGAATCGGGTCCTGCACACAATAAAAGATATATAGCATCCGTGCAAATTGAACTTTCTGGTAAGATATTTTTCATGAAGGGAGAAGAGAGGTCAAAAGTCAAGGATGCCGAAAATTCTGCAGCTTCATCTATGTTTTATTCTTTACGAGAATTGGGATATTAA